Proteins from a single region of Silene latifolia isolate original U9 population unplaced genomic scaffold, ASM4854445v1 scaffold_477, whole genome shotgun sequence:
- the LOC141639627 gene encoding prolycopene isomerase, chloroplastic has protein sequence MQSLSSSQPFINSTIPLQSPNNFNKNPNLRFPAKLSTTQFNSCKNRKRVSVNSQFKGLQFLGLCNSFEKQKNSLFGSLGCVNCTKVCNFMCDGLKLGFSNSEKFRVFEVNCVVGGRKMGTLGKLRAVMNVDEVVGEEVSGGEDKEKYDAIVIGSGMGGLVAATQLAVKGAKVLVLEKYVIPGGSSGFYERDGYVFDVGSSVMFGFSDQGNLNLITQALAAVGHKMEVIPDPTTVHFHLPNTLSVQVHRYYDDFVTELTSKFPHEKEGILKFYGVCWKIFNALNSLELKSLEEPLYLFGQFFQKPLECLTLAFYLPQNAGEIARKYIKDPELLSFIDAECFIVSTVNALQTPMINASMVLCDRHFGGINYPVGGVGGIAKSLAQGLVDQGSKILYKANVTSIILEHGKAVGVRLSDGREFYARTVISNATRWDTFGKLLKSEKLPKEEESFQKLYVQAPSFLSIHMGVKAEVLPPDTDCHHFVLETDWKDLEKPYGSIFLSIPTVLDSSLAPEGHHILHIFTTSSIDDWQGLSRAGYNEKKELIADEIISRLEKKLFPGLKSSITFMEVGTPKTHRRYLARDNGTYGPMPRAVPKGLLGMPFNTTAIDGLYCVGDSCFPGQGVIAVAFSGIMCAHRVAADIGFEKSSPVLDAALLRLLGWFRTLA, from the exons ATGCAATCCCTTTCCTCTTCTCAACCCTTCATTAACTCCACAATTCCTCTACAATCTCCCAACAACTTCAACAAAAATCCCAACCTCAGGTTTCCTGCAAAATTATCAACTACCCAATTCAATTCTTGCAAAAACAGAAAAAGGGTATCAGTTAATTCTCAATTTAAGGGTTTACAGTTTCTgggtttatgtaattcatttgaaaaacaaaaaaattcaTTGTTTGGTTCATTGGGTTGTGTTAATTGTACTAAAGTTTGTAACTTTATGTGTGATGGattgaaattagggtttagtAATTCAGAgaaatttagggtttttgagGTGAATTGTGTAGTGGGTGGGAGAAAGATGGGAACTTTAGGGAAGTTAAGGGCAGTGATGAATGTAGATGAAGTAGTGGGGGAAGAAGTGAGTGGAGGTGAAGATAAGGAGAAGTATGATGCAATTGTTATCGGGTCCGGTATGGGTGGGTTGGTTGCTGCAACACAGTTGGCTGTGAAGGGAGCAAAGGTTTTGGTGTTGGAGAAGTATGTAATTCCTGGTGGTAGTTCTGGGTTTTATGAGAGGGATGGGTATGTATTTGATGTCGGTTCTTCTGTGATGTTTGGCTTCAGTGATCAG GGTAATCTGAACTTAATCACTCAGGCGTTAGCAGCAGTAGGTCATAAGATGGAGGTCATACCAGACCCTACCACTGTCCACTTTCACCTACCAAATACTCTTTCTGTTCAAGTGCACAGATACTACGACGACTTTGTCACTGAATTGACTAGTAAATTTCCCCATGAGAAAGAAGGCATTCTCAAATTCTATGGGGTGTGTTGGAAG ATCTTTAATGCTTTGAACTCATTGGAGCTGAAGTCACTTGAGGAACCTCTCTATCTTTTCGGGCAGTTCTTTCAAAAGCCTCTTGAATGTTTAACCCTTG CCTTTTACTTACCGCAAAATGCTGGAGAAATAGCTCGAAAATATATTAAGGATCCTGAACTGTTATCCTTTATAGATGCTGAG TGTTTTATTGTGAGCACCGTTAATGCTTTGCAAACTCCAATGATTAATGCAAGTATG GTACTATGTGATAGGCATTTCGGAGGGATCAACTATCCGGTAGGTGGTGTTGGTGGAATAGCCAAGTCTCTTGCACAAGGCCTAGTTGACCAGGGAAGCAAAATACTTTACAAAGCAAATGTGACAAGCATCATTCTGGAGCATGGGAAAGCT GTTGGAGTGAGGCTTTCTGATGGACGGGAGTTTTATGCTCGAACCGTTATATCAAATGCCACTCGATGGGATACCTTTG GAAAGCTTTTGAAATCTGAGAAGCTTCCAAAAGAAGAGGAAAGTTTTCAGAAATTATATGTCCAGGCCCCATCTTTTCTTTCGATACACATGGGAGTCAAGGCTGAAGTTTTACCTCCAGATACAGATTGCCACCACTTCGTTCTTGAG ACCGACTGGAAAGATTTAGAAAAGCCTTACGGAAGCATATTTTTGAGCATTCCAACAGTTCTTGATTCCTCGTTGGCTCCTGAAggacatcacatactacacatattTACAACTTCTTCCATTGATGACTGGCAG GGACTTTCTCGTGCAGGCTACAATGAAAAGAAGGAACTTATCGCAGATGAAATCATTAGCAGATTGGAGAAGAAGTTGTTTCCAGGGCTAAAATCTTCAATCACATTTATGGAG GTTGGAACTCCAAAGACACACAGACGGTACTTGGCTCGTGATAATGGCACATATGGACCGATGCCACGGGCTGTTCCAAAAGGGTTACTCGGAATGCCATTCAATACAACG GCAATAGACGGTCTTTACTGTGTCGGTGATAGTTGCTTCCCAGGGCAAGGGGTCATAGCTGTAGCTTTTTCAGGAATAATGTGTGCTCATAGAGTCGCAGCTGATATTG GGTTCGAGAAATCTTCCCCGGTACTTGACGCTGCGCTCCTTCGTTTGCTTGGGTGGTTTAGGACATTGGCATGA
- the LOC141639624 gene encoding uncharacterized protein LOC141639624, translating into MTEVAKAVVPPSSLPMDSLPFCGTAGGGSGAAGGGGASVNASRPLLKRKTPSQLRGEQLKRKIAVEVPRVPSSFENTSTADTGTMKLGLKNTRYVEKRLDEVYQARKPTSKLDVLTQKTGLKDSQVTKERIGLKSSFSSNVTLKSHRDLYSKHTAAANVQDSVSGQCPSAEKESHSKFRSVAELSLGFEKFSEQGSVDVDKAFKGLAARETSGSCSPPSSAGKCGDVKSTLLGNFGSEILVPGRKVPLDFTLKTAIRIVSSSPVDRLHRLFMCGTYNGMTPFSSQSGCSGNLSTSSVSNPPAVTESCLHSWIYPQSSLPASVISVLSSSNGGAEMDFLGKRQLAWEDSFRSLYYMLRKSGCNIFYVCASQFVVMFTAADGMKEGKRVCNAYISQSTRGLRSLLREHDISYSMPFCSTEVEQISREDLVELSEIEKQNLGQAKRMSSMPDVDSSPKSLLAVNGNENVHGLYDFLLNYRSLLTMLSNMDVPVLCGPLPFVNAALSSPEVKCKEIKRADYMLSKGSATKDGGSIDGSKGGVSYSIELKGSYLPPWIVSSVCSAMSSEGKSFEASFTTEPNSMGLNAALEVNRKFETDKTSGDSQEVDFTFGIPATVVTYDMHKACLKGLKYADDSQVASLSPI; encoded by the exons ATGACGGAAGTCGCTAAAGCTGTTGTACCGCCGTCGTCTTTGCCGATGGATTCTTTACCTTTTTGCGGTACTGCTGGGGGTGGTAGTGGTGCTGCTGGTGGTGGCGGCGCTTCCGTTAATGCTTCTCGACCGCTGCTCAAGCGCAAAACTCCTTCTCAATTACGA GGAGAGCAGTTGAAAAGAAAAATTGCAGTGGAAGTACCACGTGTGCCTTCTTCTTTTGA AAATACGAGTACGGCTGACACTGGGACTATGAAGTTAGGTCTTAAGAATACAAGATATGTAGAGAAGCGCTTAGATGAAGTATATCAGGCTAGAAAACCAACCAGCAAGCTCGATGTGCTCACTCAAAAAACAGGCTTAAAG GATAGTCAGGTGACGAAAGAAAGAATCGGATTAAAGAGTTCTTTTTCTTCAAATGTGACCCTCAAGAGTCATCGGGATTTGTATAG TAAACATACGGCAGCTGCAAATGTTCAAGACAGCGTTTCTGGTCAATGTCCTAGTGCTGAAAAAGAAAGTCACAGCAAATTTCGCAGTGTGGCTGAGCTATCACTAGGCTTTGAAAAGTTTTCAGAGCAAGGATCTGTTGACGTG GACAAAGCATTTAAAGGGCTAGCTGCTCGTGAGACTTCTGGTTCTTGTTCTCCACCTAGTTCTGCAGGAAAATGCGGTGATGTAAAATCAACATTGTTGGGGAATTTTGGTTCTGAAATACTTGTTCCTGGAAGAAAAGTTCCTCTTGATTTCACACTTAAAACTGCCATTCGTATTGTATCTTCATCGCCTGTTGATAG GCTTCATAGATTATTTATGTGTGGCACATACAATGGAATGACCCCTTTCTCATCTCAATCTGGCTGTTCTGGTAATTTAAGTACTAGTTCCGTTTCAAATCCTCCTGCTGTTACAGAATCCTGTTTGCACTCTTGGATTTACCCCCAGTCTTCATTGCCTGCCTCTGTAATCTCAGTGTTGAGTTCATCTAATGGAGGAG CGGAGATGGATTTCTTAGGTAAACGACAACTGGCTTGGGAGGATTCATTTAGAAGCCTCTACTACATGCTAAGGAAAAGTGGCTGTAACATCTTCTATG TTTGTGCATCACAGTTTGTGGTTATGTTCACTGCTGCTGATGGGATGAAGGAAGGAAAACGAGTATGCAATGCTTACATTTCTCAATCTACCAGAGGTTTGAGGTCTTTGTTGAGGGAGCAT gATATCTCTTACTCTATGCCTTTTTGCTCTACGGAAGTTGAGCAGATAAGTAGGGAAGACTTGGTTGAGCTGTCTGAGATTGAGAAACAGAACTTGGGACAG GCAAAGCGTATGAGTTCAATGCCTGATGTGGACAGCAGCCCAAAGTCTTTATTAGCTGTAAATGGCAATGAAAATGTTCATGGACTCTATGATTTTCTGCTTAATTATAG ATCGTTGTTGACAATGTTGAGCAATATGGATGTGCCCGTCTTATGCGGTCCCTTGCCATTTGTGAATGCCGCTCTCTCTTCGCCAGAG gtgaaatgtaaagaaataaagaGAGCAGACTATATGCTATCAAAAGGATCGGCAACAAAAGATGGTGGATCAATTGATGGTTCAAAAGGTGGTGTCTCTTACAGTATAGAATTAAAGGGATCTTATCTTCCGCCCTGGATAGTCTCCTCTGTATGCTCAGCTATGTCTTCTGAGGGAAAGAGTTTTGAAGCAAG TTTTACCACAGAACCAAACTCAATGGGATTGAATGCTGCTCTTGAAGTTAACCGAAAGTTTGAAACAGACAAGACAAGTGGAGATTCGCAGGAAGTTGATTTTACATTTGGCATTCCGGCAACTGTAGTTACTTATGACATGCATAAGGCATGTTTGAAGGGTCTCAAATACGCAGACGACTCTCAAGTAGCTTCTCTTTCTCCTATTTGA
- the LOC141639628 gene encoding uncharacterized protein LOC141639628, with translation MGWKAAQKLIQNWKILRGDNVMIIRGKDKGEVGLIKRVIRSQNRVIVEGKNLVKKHIKQGQGHEGGIFSVEAPLHVSNVQVVDPVTGKPCKVGIKYLEDGTKVRVARGIGASGSIIPRPEILKIRATPRPTAPGPKDTPMDLVMEKTYDPKTGRGMPEL, from the exons ATGGGATGGAAAGCTGCCCAGAAACTCATACAAAATTGGAAGATTCTCAGAGGCGATAAT GTGATGATAATTAGAGGCAAAGATAAAGGTGAAGTTGGGCTTATTAAACGTGTTATTCGATCACAGAATCGCGTCATTGTCGAAGGCAAAAATCTT GTCAAAAAGCACATTAAACAAGGGCAAGGGCATGAAGGTGGAATTTTTTCAGTTGAAGCCCCGCTACATGTGTCAAATGTGCAAGTTGTGGACCCAGTTACTGG AAAGCCCTGCAAAGTAGGCATTAAATATTTAGAGGATGGTACGAAAGTTAGAGTTGCAAGAGGCATAGGAGCTTCGGGATCCATAATACCTCGTCCGGAAATCTTAAAGATAAGGGCTACACCCAGGCCTACAGCTC CTGGACCAAAGGATACTCCAATGGATCTCGTAATGGAGAAGACATACGATCCTAAAACCGGAAGAGGGATGCCGGAACTTTAA